The following proteins come from a genomic window of Ilumatobacter coccineus YM16-304:
- a CDS encoding putative bifunctional diguanylate cyclase/phosphodiesterase produces MLVSRRLGGLPLAVYVVALLLIPLLGVGIFSFREIERNNESANAASSLSEASAIHASAASLLVPLEVDRVASLGLVRIHELGLDPDLVKSMLGLDLDALVAENDVRLDAAFDALEASLASPDTVERSEDVVAIRELIETEGARSADGMATFETVERSFENAFSYVESLLSRSNSTLLDAEYVAPEAIALVRRLNLVVDVILTARQEAETFGSIVFGEGASAPSDMMSDGIRHVDALDAASSVDPVAITQLRNVYSDLPAMPEGLDSTPFDSMESLASVDFDSITDALLGHIEYLELVAEFSVDRADAVSGEVDDWARNASDRNRSTLLFFAAVGLASLAFGLVVIRSFAKPLNALCDQAERISSGELSADPLELAGPSDVRKVTGAINDMASTLALVDDHMQALAVAENGEGPELQDLPGHVGASMRTSMERVTALTARLQASEARLAEEARIDNLTGLPNRFAVLEYLDRELRSLPKPGMTSGKVTSTGVMFVDIDGFKSVNDTHGHAVGDVVLREIAQRLSGSIREIDFVARLGGDEFLIVISDVADTGNLITFGERMIEQVEQPYVVGEQLFGVSASVGVTVIEPGDHSMSAVERADAAVYQAKRRGRRRVEMFDKELQRSIEQQAELELALRQAIQHDELRIYLQPLADMTTGHAAGAEALVRWERPGVGLVPPADFIPIAERSGLIFELERWVLEAACRCIAEWTLAGRGAGMRLAVNISGRHLIEGELVADLDAALAATGADPGLLEIELTESQLLDDVERASDVLAAVRSRGVKVAIDDFGTGYSSMTYLQKLPVDVVKIDRSFIATATANEFDSTIVESVVTIGRALSLDIVAEGIETFDQLAYAIEAGVTLGQGFLFARPMPVGEAESILFGPPLFDAERVRREAGLGPVPWSALPPAGAPIDLPVN; encoded by the coding sequence ATGCTCGTTTCGCGCCGCCTCGGAGGACTGCCGCTCGCCGTCTACGTGGTCGCGCTCCTGCTCATCCCGCTGCTGGGTGTCGGCATCTTCAGTTTCCGGGAGATCGAACGCAACAACGAGTCGGCCAACGCGGCGTCGTCGTTGTCGGAGGCATCGGCCATCCACGCGAGCGCAGCGTCGCTCCTGGTCCCGCTCGAAGTCGACCGCGTCGCCTCGTTGGGTCTCGTTCGAATCCACGAACTCGGGCTCGATCCCGACCTCGTCAAGAGCATGTTGGGCCTCGACCTCGACGCGCTGGTCGCCGAGAACGACGTTCGTCTCGACGCCGCCTTCGACGCGCTCGAGGCGTCGTTGGCCTCGCCCGACACGGTCGAACGCAGCGAAGACGTCGTGGCGATCCGCGAGCTCATCGAGACCGAGGGGGCACGCTCGGCCGACGGCATGGCGACGTTCGAGACCGTCGAACGCAGCTTCGAGAACGCCTTCTCCTACGTCGAGAGTCTGCTGAGTCGCTCGAACAGCACGTTGCTCGACGCCGAGTACGTCGCTCCGGAGGCGATCGCCCTCGTGCGTCGTCTGAACCTCGTCGTCGACGTGATCCTCACCGCGCGGCAAGAGGCCGAGACCTTCGGCTCCATCGTCTTCGGCGAAGGCGCCTCGGCTCCGTCCGACATGATGTCGGACGGCATCCGCCATGTCGACGCGCTCGACGCGGCATCGAGCGTCGACCCCGTGGCCATCACCCAGTTGCGCAACGTGTACTCCGATCTGCCCGCCATGCCGGAGGGCCTGGATTCCACGCCGTTCGACAGCATGGAATCACTCGCTTCCGTCGACTTCGACAGCATCACCGATGCGTTGCTCGGGCACATCGAGTACCTCGAACTGGTCGCCGAGTTCAGCGTCGACCGCGCCGACGCGGTCAGCGGTGAAGTCGACGACTGGGCGCGCAACGCCAGCGACCGCAACCGGTCGACGCTGCTGTTCTTCGCCGCCGTCGGACTCGCGTCGCTTGCATTCGGTCTGGTCGTCATCCGGTCGTTCGCCAAGCCGCTCAATGCCTTGTGCGACCAAGCCGAGCGGATCAGCAGCGGCGAACTGTCCGCGGACCCGCTCGAACTCGCGGGTCCGAGCGACGTGCGCAAGGTCACGGGGGCCATCAACGACATGGCCAGCACGCTCGCGCTCGTCGACGATCACATGCAGGCGCTCGCCGTGGCCGAGAACGGCGAAGGGCCCGAGTTGCAGGATCTCCCGGGGCACGTCGGTGCCTCGATGCGCACCTCGATGGAGCGCGTGACCGCGCTGACCGCTCGTCTGCAGGCGAGCGAGGCTCGCCTCGCCGAGGAGGCACGGATCGACAACCTGACCGGGCTCCCGAACCGGTTCGCCGTGCTCGAGTACCTCGACCGCGAGCTTCGCTCGCTGCCGAAGCCGGGCATGACGTCGGGCAAGGTCACGTCGACCGGTGTGATGTTCGTCGACATCGACGGCTTCAAGAGCGTCAACGACACCCACGGTCACGCGGTCGGCGACGTCGTGTTGCGTGAGATCGCCCAACGTCTGAGCGGCTCGATCCGCGAGATCGACTTCGTGGCACGCCTCGGTGGCGACGAGTTCTTGATCGTCATCAGCGACGTCGCCGACACGGGCAACCTGATCACATTCGGTGAACGCATGATCGAACAGGTCGAGCAGCCCTACGTCGTCGGTGAGCAACTGTTCGGTGTGTCGGCGAGTGTCGGCGTCACGGTGATCGAACCCGGAGATCACTCCATGTCCGCGGTCGAGCGTGCCGATGCGGCCGTGTATCAGGCGAAGCGCCGCGGCCGACGACGTGTCGAGATGTTCGACAAGGAACTGCAGCGTTCGATCGAGCAGCAGGCCGAGCTCGAACTCGCGTTGCGTCAGGCGATCCAGCACGACGAGCTGCGCATCTATCTCCAACCGCTCGCCGACATGACCACCGGTCACGCTGCGGGCGCCGAGGCACTCGTGCGGTGGGAGCGGCCCGGAGTCGGACTGGTTCCCCCAGCCGACTTCATCCCCATCGCGGAGCGCTCCGGGCTCATCTTCGAACTCGAACGCTGGGTGCTCGAGGCGGCGTGCCGTTGCATCGCCGAGTGGACGTTGGCAGGTCGGGGTGCGGGTATGCGGCTCGCGGTCAACATCTCCGGTCGGCATCTGATCGAAGGTGAACTGGTGGCCGACCTCGACGCAGCACTGGCGGCCACCGGCGCCGATCCGGGCCTGCTCGAGATCGAGCTGACCGAATCGCAACTGCTCGACGACGTCGAGCGGGCGAGCGACGTGCTCGCCGCCGTTCGCAGCCGAGGCGTCAAGGTCGCCATCGACGACTTCGGCACCGGCTACTCGTCGATGACGTACCTCCAGAAGCTGCCCGTCGACGTCGTGAAGATCGACCGGAGCTTCATCGCGACGGCGACCGCGAACGAGTTCGACTCGACGATCGTCGAGTCGGTCGTGACGATCGGCCGAGCGCTCTCGCTCGACATCGTCGCCGAAGGCATCGAGACCTTCGACCAACTCGCCTATGCGATCGAGGCG
- a CDS encoding endonuclease/exonuclease/phosphatase family protein, translated as MSNGARWERIGEAVAWLVVAAVGMVMLTQTIGSDGTRLIATLQTLTPYFLPVVAAIAAIAWWRRWHGVGLTASAVGTAILLLAVPLVFPPSQPSPADGASGLRVGAVNLLYSNVRTDEVADELVTHDLDVIVFSEYTAEHQAVLLDHPIVDDFPHREDRDGLQAGGMAVWSRHPLEPDTPPGTINYSIDVVAQGPDGPIRILAVHPPTPIFNFSGWRDDLALIGDVASRGTSPTLVIGDFNASYWHPVFRRLLRRGLTDAHMANGRGWSTSWPTDEFVPPFVRLDHALTGNGLVSTDVDNFRVPGSDHTGFVVTVSPAR; from the coding sequence GTGAGCAACGGCGCTCGGTGGGAGCGAATCGGAGAAGCGGTGGCGTGGCTCGTCGTCGCCGCCGTCGGCATGGTGATGCTCACGCAGACCATCGGCTCCGACGGAACTCGGCTGATCGCCACGTTGCAGACGCTCACCCCGTACTTCCTCCCGGTCGTCGCCGCGATCGCTGCCATCGCGTGGTGGCGGCGATGGCACGGTGTCGGCCTCACGGCATCGGCCGTCGGCACGGCGATCCTGCTGCTCGCGGTGCCGCTCGTCTTCCCGCCGTCGCAGCCTTCGCCTGCCGACGGGGCGAGCGGCCTTCGGGTTGGCGCGGTCAACCTGTTGTACTCCAACGTCCGCACCGACGAGGTGGCCGACGAACTCGTCACCCACGACCTCGACGTGATCGTGTTCAGCGAGTACACGGCCGAGCACCAGGCGGTGCTGCTCGATCATCCGATCGTCGACGACTTCCCGCATCGGGAGGATCGCGACGGTCTGCAGGCCGGCGGCATGGCGGTGTGGTCGCGTCATCCGCTGGAGCCCGACACCCCGCCCGGCACGATCAACTACTCGATCGACGTCGTGGCGCAGGGCCCCGACGGCCCGATCCGCATCCTCGCCGTGCATCCGCCGACGCCGATCTTCAACTTCAGCGGCTGGCGAGACGACCTCGCCCTCATCGGCGACGTCGCGAGTCGCGGCACGAGTCCGACCCTCGTGATCGGCGATTTCAACGCCTCGTACTGGCATCCGGTGTTTCGCCGACTGCTCCGGCGAGGGCTGACCGACGCGCACATGGCCAACGGTCGTGGATGGTCGACCTCGTGGCCGACCGACGAGTTCGTTCCGCCGTTCGTCCGACTCGATCACGCGTTGACCGGCAACGGGTTGGTGTCGACCGACGTCGACAACTTCCGGGTGCCCGGCAGCGATCACACGGGCTTCGTGGTCACCGTGTCGCCAGCTCGCTGA
- the rdgB gene encoding RdgB/HAM1 family non-canonical purine NTP pyrophosphatase, producing the protein MTLPQLVCASANPDKVAEIQALLADVVDLLPRPAEVPDVVEDADTLVGNARLKAAAIVAATGLPAVADDTGLEVDALGGAPGVYTARYAGEGCSYADNRAKMLDELRGIDDRRAAFKTVAMVVWPDGTELAVEGVCPGTIATAERGDGGFGYDSIFVPDEADGLTFSEMGADAKHAISHRGRAFRALLSELATR; encoded by the coding sequence ATGACGCTCCCGCAGCTCGTCTGTGCATCGGCAAATCCCGACAAGGTCGCCGAGATCCAGGCGCTGCTCGCCGACGTCGTCGACCTGCTGCCGCGCCCCGCCGAGGTGCCCGACGTGGTCGAAGATGCCGACACGCTCGTCGGCAACGCTCGACTCAAGGCCGCGGCCATCGTCGCTGCGACGGGGCTCCCAGCGGTGGCCGACGACACCGGACTCGAGGTCGATGCGCTCGGTGGTGCCCCGGGCGTCTACACCGCTCGCTACGCGGGGGAGGGCTGCTCGTACGCCGACAACCGGGCCAAGATGCTCGACGAACTGCGCGGGATCGACGACCGGCGCGCCGCGTTCAAGACCGTGGCGATGGTCGTCTGGCCCGATGGCACCGAACTCGCCGTCGAAGGCGTCTGCCCCGGCACGATCGCCACCGCCGAGCGTGGCGACGGCGGTTTCGGCTACGACTCGATCTTCGTGCCCGACGAGGCCGACGGTCTCACGTTCAGCGAGATGGGCGCCGACGCGAAACACGCGATCTCCCATCGGGGTCGCGCGTTTCGGGCGCTGCTCAGCGAGCTGGCGACACGGTGA
- the rph gene encoding ribonuclease PH, protein MSRPDGRAADELRPLSFQRDFTEMAEGSVLVSFGNTRVLCTASIDDDVPRWMRNSGKGWVTAEYSMLPGASPERISREAAKGKQSGRTVEIQRLIARSLRAACDMKVLGERQVTVDCDVLQADGGTRTASICGGFVALHDALQRLVIAGELAANPLHSFCSAISVGIVDGTAVLDLPYIEDSTAEVDMNVVMLRSVGANGQPEGEARFVEVQGTAEGMAFSRSQLDTLVGLAEGGLLTISDAQAAVIAEPPAPRPAQR, encoded by the coding sequence ATGTCACGCCCAGACGGCCGCGCCGCCGACGAACTCCGCCCGCTCTCGTTTCAACGCGACTTCACCGAGATGGCCGAAGGCTCCGTGCTCGTCAGCTTCGGCAACACCCGCGTGCTGTGCACCGCGAGCATCGACGACGACGTGCCCCGATGGATGCGCAACTCCGGCAAGGGCTGGGTCACCGCCGAGTACTCGATGCTCCCCGGCGCCTCGCCCGAGCGGATCAGCCGTGAAGCAGCCAAGGGCAAGCAGAGCGGCCGCACCGTCGAGATCCAGCGGCTCATCGCCCGTTCGCTGCGCGCTGCGTGCGACATGAAGGTGCTCGGCGAGCGCCAGGTCACCGTCGACTGCGACGTGCTCCAGGCCGACGGCGGCACACGCACCGCGAGCATCTGCGGCGGCTTCGTCGCACTGCACGACGCGTTGCAGCGGCTGGTCATCGCCGGTGAGCTCGCCGCCAACCCGCTGCACTCGTTCTGCTCGGCCATCAGCGTCGGCATCGTCGACGGCACCGCCGTGCTCGACCTCCCGTACATCGAGGACTCGACCGCCGAGGTCGACATGAACGTGGTCATGCTCCGCTCGGTCGGCGCCAACGGTCAGCCCGAAGGCGAGGCTCGTTTCGTCGAAGTGCAGGGCACCGCCGAAGGCATGGCGTTCTCACGCTCGCAGCTCGACACCCTGGTCGGTCTCGCCGAGGGCGGTCTGCTCACCATCTCCGACGCGCAGGCAGCCGTCATCGCCGAACCGCCGGCACCGCGCCCCGCGCAGCGTTGA
- the murI gene encoding glutamate racemase, with product MDRPIGMFDSGFGGLTVARATIDLLPNEDLVYIGDTGRYPYGSKPLDDVREYAHELAWSLVRDYEAKAVVVACNTATAAGLDELRRELPVPVIDVVRPGARALVGTTTTGRVGVIGTVGTMSSGAYVRAVADTGVPVSLSSAACPGFVEFVERGQTTGDEVTVLAERLLAPLVGADIDALLLGCTHYPFLARTIGDVMGPDVTLVSSADETAFAVQRRLTEEGLLREASSRTGVHRFASSGDIDVFRELGSRLLGPELDATEPWPPTSR from the coding sequence ATGGATCGGCCGATCGGAATGTTCGACTCCGGCTTCGGTGGGCTCACCGTGGCTCGGGCCACGATCGACCTGTTGCCCAACGAGGACCTCGTCTACATCGGCGACACCGGGCGGTACCCGTACGGATCGAAGCCACTCGACGACGTGCGCGAGTACGCCCACGAACTGGCCTGGAGCCTGGTGCGTGACTACGAGGCGAAAGCCGTGGTGGTCGCCTGCAACACCGCAACAGCCGCTGGACTCGACGAACTCCGCCGCGAACTTCCCGTTCCGGTGATCGACGTCGTACGGCCAGGAGCTCGAGCGCTCGTCGGCACCACCACGACCGGTCGGGTCGGCGTGATCGGCACGGTCGGCACGATGTCGTCGGGCGCGTACGTGCGCGCCGTGGCCGACACCGGTGTGCCTGTCTCCCTGTCGAGCGCGGCGTGCCCGGGCTTCGTCGAGTTCGTCGAACGCGGACAGACCACCGGTGACGAGGTGACCGTGCTCGCCGAACGGCTGCTCGCACCGCTCGTCGGCGCCGACATCGACGCCCTCCTCCTCGGGTGCACGCACTACCCGTTCCTCGCTCGCACGATCGGCGACGTGATGGGACCCGACGTCACGCTGGTCAGTTCGGCCGACGAGACAGCGTTCGCGGTGCAGCGCCGCCTCACCGAGGAGGGGTTGCTGCGCGAGGCTTCGTCACGCACCGGAGTCCATCGGTTCGCCTCGAGCGGTGACATCGACGTCTTCCGTGAGCTCGGCAGCCGGCTCCTCGGCCCCGAGCTCGACGCCACCGAGCCGTGGCCACCCACGAGCCGGTAG
- a CDS encoding PLP-dependent cysteine synthase family protein: MSTTTPTLAPMPITRHADVLGMIGNTPMVDVSNLSPNPNVRILAKMEMQNPFGSVKDRIAKRMIESAEADGRLQPGQTILEPSSGNTGIALAAIAQLKGYPIKILMPTSVSVERRQMLEIFGAEIILTPGEEGSNGAVARATQMAAEHPDWFFPYQYANDSNPRAHYEGTGPEIIRDVPEITHFVAGLGTSGTLMGTGTYLKEHDPTIQIVAVEPPLGERVEGLRNIGEGYIPPVFENWNGYDLLDRKRVVRPRESIEWTRRLVHECGIFAGISAGAAMAGAAKVAGQIESGTIVFIVCDGGWKYLSTGAYTDDLDVAEANAEKIIYF; the protein is encoded by the coding sequence ATGAGTACCACCACCCCCACCCTCGCTCCCATGCCCATCACCCGCCACGCCGACGTGCTCGGGATGATCGGCAACACCCCGATGGTCGACGTCTCGAACCTGTCGCCGAACCCGAACGTGCGCATCCTCGCCAAGATGGAGATGCAGAACCCCTTCGGTTCGGTGAAGGATCGCATCGCCAAGCGGATGATCGAATCGGCCGAAGCCGACGGCCGCCTGCAGCCGGGTCAGACGATCCTCGAACCTTCGTCGGGCAACACCGGCATCGCCCTCGCCGCGATCGCCCAGCTCAAGGGGTATCCGATCAAGATCCTGATGCCGACGTCGGTCTCGGTCGAGCGGCGTCAGATGCTCGAGATCTTCGGTGCGGAGATCATCTTGACCCCTGGCGAAGAGGGCTCGAACGGCGCCGTCGCCCGAGCGACGCAGATGGCCGCGGAGCACCCCGACTGGTTCTTCCCGTACCAGTACGCCAACGACTCCAACCCCCGGGCGCACTACGAGGGCACGGGTCCCGAGATCATCCGTGACGTCCCCGAGATCACGCACTTCGTCGCCGGCCTCGGCACGAGCGGCACGCTGATGGGGACCGGCACCTACCTCAAAGAGCACGATCCGACCATCCAGATCGTCGCCGTCGAACCACCGCTCGGCGAACGCGTCGAAGGACTCCGCAACATCGGCGAGGGCTACATCCCGCCCGTGTTCGAGAACTGGAACGGTTACGACCTCCTCGACCGCAAGCGCGTCGTTCGGCCGCGAGAGTCGATCGAATGGACGCGCCGTCTCGTGCACGAATGCGGCATCTTCGCGGGCATCTCTGCCGGTGCCGCGATGGCGGGCGCCGCGAAGGTGGCCGGGCAGATCGAGTCGGGCACCATCGTGTTCATCGTGTGCGACGGTGGCTGGAAGTACCTGTCGACGGGCGCGTACACCGACGACCTCGACGTGGCCGAGGCCAACGCCGAGAAGATCATCTACTTCTGA
- a CDS encoding DUF2510 domain-containing protein, with protein MTDPGWFPDERDPSQLRWWDGTAWTEHRAPAVPPERVVTGFDQQPVGPPQTPPRAMTTPGDFGVVGGGSTVTAPASGTPFWKRSGVIVVAALVAIVAVGGVIAAVVSSGSDDDAAPTTDPAITEPIDTRPEAEPEPEPEPEPESEPEPEPEPEPEPEPEPEPEVVDVAIANGSRERPYRFGELVPVTWSSFGDADGSVWNTVIGAPRDVTADVLAENQFNDPPPDGVTFLGFDVEMTLVDAAVEPIAPGFNLGWEVLGGVTATVYDSTTIETDSFGCGVTPTPFGDFTEAFAGGTLSGLVCIPVPTVDVGDPSTQVALSFSDRRVVFAADGLDGPDPLPVPTPSVTQVGAEPTDGSRTAPHPYDTPVEVVFDAVGDADGSVWTTAISAPRDITDAVAAENQFNDPPADGLLFVGFDVSMQLVSADVEPLAPGFGVNWELLGGATALAHDQFGTGLGCGVVPSAFDDFGEVLVGGTLSGTICIPVPAADLDDPGTAVSMNFGPGVRVIFNS; from the coding sequence GTGACTGACCCAGGATGGTTTCCCGACGAGCGTGATCCGTCGCAACTGCGCTGGTGGGACGGCACGGCGTGGACCGAGCATCGTGCTCCCGCCGTACCGCCTGAGCGCGTGGTGACCGGGTTCGACCAGCAGCCGGTCGGACCTCCACAGACGCCCCCGAGGGCCATGACGACGCCCGGCGACTTCGGCGTGGTCGGCGGCGGCTCGACGGTGACGGCACCGGCGTCGGGGACGCCGTTCTGGAAACGCAGCGGCGTCATCGTCGTGGCGGCGTTGGTGGCCATCGTCGCAGTCGGTGGCGTGATCGCCGCCGTGGTGTCGAGCGGAAGCGACGACGACGCCGCACCGACCACCGACCCCGCCATCACGGAGCCGATCGACACCAGGCCCGAGGCAGAACCCGAACCCGAACCCGAGCCCGAGCCGGAATCCGAGCCCGAGCCCGAGCCAGAGCCCGAACCCGAACCCGAGCCGGAACCCGAACCGGAGGTCGTCGACGTCGCGATCGCCAACGGATCGCGCGAGCGCCCCTACCGTTTCGGCGAGCTGGTACCCGTCACGTGGTCGTCGTTCGGTGACGCCGACGGCTCGGTCTGGAACACGGTGATCGGGGCACCGCGTGACGTCACGGCCGACGTGCTCGCCGAGAACCAGTTCAACGATCCACCGCCCGACGGCGTGACCTTCCTCGGCTTCGACGTCGAGATGACGCTCGTCGACGCCGCGGTCGAACCGATCGCCCCCGGCTTCAACCTCGGATGGGAGGTGCTCGGCGGCGTGACCGCGACGGTGTACGACTCCACCACGATCGAGACCGACAGCTTCGGCTGTGGGGTCACCCCGACGCCGTTCGGAGACTTCACCGAGGCCTTCGCCGGCGGCACGCTCTCCGGGCTCGTGTGCATCCCGGTGCCGACCGTCGACGTCGGCGATCCCAGCACTCAGGTCGCGCTCTCCTTCTCCGACCGTCGCGTCGTGTTCGCCGCCGACGGTCTCGACGGACCCGACCCGCTTCCCGTTCCGACGCCCTCGGTCACGCAGGTCGGAGCGGAGCCCACCGACGGGTCACGCACCGCGCCGCACCCGTACGACACGCCGGTCGAGGTCGTGTTCGACGCGGTCGGTGACGCCGACGGCTCGGTGTGGACCACCGCCATCTCGGCACCGCGTGACATCACCGATGCCGTCGCCGCCGAGAACCAGTTCAACGATCCTCCCGCCGACGGCCTGCTGTTCGTCGGCTTCGACGTGTCGATGCAGTTGGTGAGCGCCGACGTCGAACCGCTGGCACCCGGATTCGGTGTCAACTGGGAGCTCCTGGGCGGAGCGACGGCCCTGGCTCACGATCAGTTCGGAACCGGCCTCGGTTGCGGCGTGGTGCCCTCGGCCTTCGACGATTTCGGCGAAGTGCTGGTCGGCGGCACGCTCAGCGGCACGATCTGCATCCCCGTTCCGGCCGCCGACCTCGACGACCCCGGAACCGCTGTGTCGATGAACTTCGGCCCGGGCGTACGCGTCATCTTCAACTCCTGA
- a CDS encoding Mov34/MPN/PAD-1 family protein, with protein sequence MFQLTRDVYAQMVGAALDAYPLEFCGLAAGPTAVGGGPGSVGRVFYPCRNDAESARVYTINAHDYMRAEADADDHDWEINCVVHSHTHSEPYPSPTDVSAAISPDWHYVIVSLKREAPEVRSYRIVDGEIVAEPLAIV encoded by the coding sequence GTGTTTCAGCTCACTCGTGACGTGTACGCGCAGATGGTCGGTGCAGCGCTCGACGCCTACCCGCTCGAGTTCTGCGGGCTGGCCGCAGGTCCGACCGCCGTCGGTGGGGGACCGGGCAGCGTCGGACGGGTGTTCTACCCCTGTCGAAACGACGCCGAATCGGCGCGGGTGTACACGATCAACGCACACGACTACATGCGCGCCGAGGCCGATGCCGACGACCACGACTGGGAGATCAACTGTGTCGTGCACTCGCACACGCACTCCGAGCCCTACCCGAGCCCGACCGACGTGTCGGCAGCCATTTCGCCCGACTGGCACTACGTGATCGTCAGCCTGAAGCGCGAGGCGCCCGAAGTGCGGAGCTACCGCATCGTCGACGGTGAGATCGTCGCCGAGCCGCTGGCGATCGTCTGA
- the smpB gene encoding SsrA-binding protein SmpB, giving the protein MAKKGKKTKKSKGTDDGTKLIASYKRAYRDYEILDTYEAGMVLTGSEVKSLREGNAQIAEGYARVRRGEMWIDGIHIPPYTNAIGFGAHDPDRERKLLLNRAEIDKLDMRTAQGGLTIVPLRLYWKGGRAKMELGLAKGRSKSDKRHNLAERDADREMTTALNLRNKYGHLDD; this is encoded by the coding sequence ATGGCGAAGAAGGGCAAGAAGACCAAGAAGAGCAAGGGCACCGACGACGGCACCAAGCTGATCGCCAGCTACAAGCGCGCCTACCGTGACTACGAGATCCTCGACACGTACGAAGCCGGCATGGTCCTCACCGGCAGCGAGGTCAAGAGCCTCCGCGAAGGCAACGCGCAGATCGCCGAGGGCTACGCCCGTGTGCGTCGCGGTGAGATGTGGATCGACGGCATCCACATCCCGCCGTACACCAACGCGATCGGGTTCGGTGCCCACGACCCAGACCGCGAGCGCAAGCTCCTGCTCAACCGTGCCGAGATCGACAAGCTCGACATGCGCACCGCCCAGGGCGGTCTCACGATCGTGCCGCTGCGGCTGTACTGGAAGGGCGGCCGGGCGAAAATGGAGCTCGGGTTGGCGAAGGGTCGCAGCAAGAGCGACAAGCGCCACAACCTCGCCGAGCGAGACGCCGATCGAGAGATGACCACGGCGCTCAACCTGCGCAACAAGTACGGCCACCTCGACGACTGA